One window from the genome of Nicotiana tomentosiformis chromosome 5, ASM39032v3, whole genome shotgun sequence encodes:
- the LOC108948233 gene encoding uncharacterized mitochondrial protein AtMg00810-like: protein MENAKPSGTLMSPSTTLEEDKNGKNIDEIMYRGMIGSLLYLTASRPDIIFSVCFSDADFAGDRTDRKSTSGTCQLLGNALIFWHSKKQNYVALSTTEAEHLAVGNCCTQIL, encoded by the exons ATGGAGAATGCAAAACCCAGTGGAACTCTAATGAGTCCGTCAACAACTCTTGAAGAGGACAAAAATGGGAAAAATATTGATGAAATtatgtataggggaatgattggatCTCTACTATATCTCACGGCTAGTCGACCAGATATAATATTCAGTGTTT GCTTTTCAGATGCAGATTTTGCAGGTGATAGGACTGATAGGAAAAGCACTAGCGGGACTTGCCAACTACTGGGAAATGCACTAATTTTCTGGCATAGTAAGAAACAAAATTATGTTGCCTTGTCAACTACTGAAGCAGAGCATTTAGCTGTTGGAAACTGTTGCACTCAAATTCTTTAG
- the LOC138892227 gene encoding uncharacterized protein — protein sequence MLNQMEPKEIKMSRPSKRKQDQVQSLWEASNFTEEQTTVIQVNAKAKHLLYNAICSEVYEKISSFETAKEIWDKLEVTYEGTNKVKETRINLLGRDYELFQMKYGELVEEIFSRFSKILGDLKYFGRPIRSGE from the exons ATGCTAAATCAGATGGAGCCAAAGGAAATCAAGATGTCAAGGCCATCAAAAAGGAAACAAGATCAAGTGCAGTCATTATGGGAAGCCA GTAATTTCACTGAAGAACAAACAACTGTTATTCAAGTGAATGCTAAGGCTAAACATCTCCTATACAACGCCATATGCAGTGAAGTGTATGAAAAGATATCAAGCTTTGAAACTGCTAAAGAAATATGGGATAAGTTAGAAGTTACCTATGAAGGAACCAACAAAGTGAAGGAAACAAGAATAAATCTCCTGGGGCGTGACTATGAATTATTTCAAATGAAATACGGAGAACTAGTTGAAGAAATATTCTCTCGATTCAGCAAAATTCTTGGGGATTTAAAATATTTTGGTAGACCAATCAGAAGTGGAGAATAA